A genomic window from Barnesiella propionica includes:
- a CDS encoding methyltransferase domain-containing protein — protein MRIINKKPALFEKSNHNIWTDPYIQQQILKKHLDLQSDGASRKQESILKIVNFVLKHSKPESHLLDLGCGPGLYTSLFTNENYIVTGIDFNKASIEYARRKQDGVEYILNDYINNYPKGNYNTIIMIYCDMGTHSDSDRDRLLNSIYCSLTDDGVFIFDVFSEGIINDRQENQSWEYAPHGGFWNESEYLLLSQTFHYPKNKVFAYQYNLILEGTIKHFIIWERYYSEKEIIDVLKKVGFCKISIYRKLLGKNNFTSSSEIFIVAKKRKI, from the coding sequence ATGAGAATCATCAACAAAAAGCCCGCTTTATTCGAAAAGTCCAATCATAATATTTGGACTGATCCTTATATTCAGCAACAAATACTAAAAAAGCATCTTGATTTACAGTCTGATGGAGCTAGCCGAAAGCAAGAGTCTATTTTAAAGATAGTGAATTTTGTTCTTAAACATTCAAAACCTGAAAGTCATTTACTTGATTTGGGATGTGGTCCGGGATTATATACTTCGCTTTTCACAAATGAAAATTATATTGTAACAGGTATTGACTTTAATAAGGCTTCGATAGAGTATGCAAGGAGAAAACAGGATGGAGTCGAATACATTCTGAATGACTACATTAATAATTATCCCAAAGGTAACTATAATACTATAATCATGATCTATTGCGATATGGGAACACATTCTGATAGTGATCGTGACCGATTACTGAATAGTATATATTGTTCTTTGACTGATGATGGAGTTTTTATTTTTGATGTTTTTTCAGAAGGTATTATTAATGATAGACAGGAAAATCAAAGTTGGGAATATGCGCCTCATGGTGGTTTTTGGAATGAAAGCGAATATCTGCTTTTAAGTCAAACATTCCATTATCCAAAGAATAAAGTATTCGCATACCAATATAATTTGATACTCGAAGGAACAATTAAACATTTCATTATTTGGGAGAGATATTATTCAGAAAAAGAAATAATAGATGTATTAAAAAAGGTCGGATTCTGTAAAATTTCTATTTATAGAAAATTACTTGGCAAGAACAATTTCACGTCCAGCAGTGAAATTTTTATAGTTGCAAAAAAAAGAAAGATATGA
- a CDS encoding helix-turn-helix domain-containing protein — MEVVTIEKRTFSYVCERFTEFAKRIESLCSTHTQKVENWLDSQAVCLLLGFSKRTLQYYRSSGRLSYSQIGSKIYYKSADIERIIADSEKLNQSPKQTTPYEKN; from the coding sequence ATGGAAGTAGTAACCATTGAAAAGAGAACCTTTTCGTATGTCTGCGAACGATTCACTGAGTTTGCCAAACGGATAGAAAGTTTGTGCAGCACTCATACACAAAAAGTAGAAAACTGGCTGGATAGTCAGGCTGTGTGCCTATTATTGGGCTTTAGTAAACGAACGCTGCAATATTATCGGAGTAGCGGAAGATTGTCTTATTCTCAAATAGGCAGTAAGATTTATTATAAATCTGCTGATATTGAAAGAATTATTGCAGACAGTGAAAAACTGAATCAATCACCCAAACAAACCACGCCTTATGAAAAGAACTAA